The region TATGAACCATAAAAGGTTGCATGCCCTTTTATTTTTTTAATCCGGGGTATTTCATCTCCAATCCCTGTAAAAGATTGTACAAATGTGAGGCGATCACAAATTCCTTGTACCAGTTCTGGTCAGCCGGTACGATCACCCAGGGTGGCTGATTGCAGTGGGTGAAGCAATCATTGTAAACCTTCATGTAGTCATCCCATTTTTTGGCTTCTTCGAGGTCCCTTTCATTGTATTTCCACATTTTGGCCGGGTCATGAAGTCTTTCCTGTAAGCGTTCATTCTGTTCCTCGGGTGAAACATGGAGGTAGAATTTGAGGATATGAGTTTGATTGTGTTCCTGAAGCTGTTGTTCAAAATCATTGATCGCCTTCATCCTTTTTTTAGCGGTCGTATCATCACACCATCCATGGACACGGGTAACAAGGATATCTTCATAATGAGAGCGATTGAATATCTGTATCATGCCTTTGGGCGGAACATGGCGATGGATACGCCATAGAAAATCGTGGGATAACTCTTCCGGGGTAGGCACTTTAAAGGATTGTACCCGAACGCCCTGAGGGTTCATTTGTCCAAATACATTCCGGATCACTCCGTCTTTTCCACTGGCATCCATGCCCTGAAGGATGATCAATACCGAATGTTTGCCTTCGGCAAAAAGAAGGTTCTGCAGGTCATCCAGCTTATCTAATATCTCCCGGGTCTTTTTCTTGGTATTCTCTTTATCAAAATCCTTTGGAGCGCGTGTGGATAAGGAAGTAAGTTGTTTTGCCATGCCAGGTGTTTATGACCGAAAATAAAAAAGTTTCGTCGCTTTGAGTCTGATTGGTGAATTTTGTCGGCTTATGAATTCCAGCAAAGGGTTTGCCAATTGGGCGATTTTTATCCTGCTCTGTATAATTTGGGGTAGTTCTTTTATCCTGATGAAGTGGAGCCGGGAGGGGTTAAATGCCACCCAGATCGCATCGGTCAGGATCTTTGCTGCGGGATTGGTCTTTCTTCCATTTGGGATACTTTACTTCCGACAGATCCCTCGCAATAAACTTCATCTCGTTCTTCTTTCCGCTCTTTTTGGCAATCTGTTTCCCGCTTACCTTTTTGCCGCGGCCATTGCCAAAAAGGTTGATAGTTCCCTGGCGGGTATCCTCAATTCACTCACCCCCTTGTTTGTCGTAGTGATCGGAGTGCTGGTCTTTCGTACCACGGTGAAGCGCCAACAAATTCTGGGCATCCTGGTTGGATTTGCCGGACTTTGCCTGTTGACCTTGTCACGTGGTGGCATCCGGTTGGATAACCTGGAATATGCGGCCTGGATCGTTTTGGCAACCGCTTTGTATGGCACCAACGTCAATATTGTCAGTAAATATCTGCGGGAAGTGGACCCGGTAAAACTGGCTACTGTTTCGCTCTCTTTTATGGTCATTCCTACTGCCCTTGTACTCTGGCAACAGGATATTCTTTATTTACCATTCGGGGATAAGACCGTGCAGTATTCACTGATTGCCTCGGCCGTTTTGGGAATTGTAGGGAGTGCCATTGCCACCGCCCTGTTCTATGTGTTGGTGAAGAATGCAGGGGCGTTATTTGCCTCCCTGGTCACTTATGGAATACCTTTTATTTCCATCTTCTGGGGACTCCTGGATGGAGAATTGGTGACTTCCATTCAGATCGCCTGTCTGATGGTTATTTTGGCCGGGGTTTATCTGGCCAGAAAATAAAGGTTGTCTTAAACGGCCATTATCTCTTTCTCCTTAGAAGCCAGGTGTTTATCAACAAAGGCGATATACTTGTCAGTCACTTGCTGGACACGCTCTTCGGCGTCTTTGCAGGCATCTTCTGAGAGACCGTTCTTCTGAAGTTTCTTGATGCCTTCGATGGAATCGCGGCGGATATTCCGGATGGCCACTTTGGAGTGTTCTCCTTCGCCATGACAACGTTTAACCAGTTCCTTTCTTCTTTCCTCGGTCAATGGGGGCAGAAAAAGGCGGATCACTGCGCCATCATTTTGGGGGGTGACACCGATATTGGCAGCGATGATCGAGCGTTCGATAGGCTGCAGCATATTCTTTTCCCAGGGTTGGATACTCAGGGTCCTGGCATCCAATACACTGATATTGGCTACCTGATTGAGTGCCGTGGGTGAACCGTAATAATCAACTACCAAACCATCCAACATCTGGGGATTGGCCTTTCCGGCGCGTATTTTAGTGAGTTCTGATTCTAGGTGGGCGATCGCTTTCTTCATGGAGTCTTCGGTAGACTCAATAATGCTGGAAATATCTTCTGCCATAACTGTGGAATTTGGGAAGGCGAATTTAGGGAAAATAGTTGGATGACGGAGAGCAGATGACGGATGACGGATGACAGATGTCGGAGGTTGGATGTCGGAGGTTTGGAGTAGAAAAGCCAGAACCCCGGACAACCGTCATCGGTCATCGGTCATCTGTCATCCAATATCAACTATTAACCGGAATTTTCTCCACCTGATAAGAATAAGAGTCCTTGGTGATCTTCGGAATCGCTCTTTCGGCTTTTTGACGGGCTTTTTGTTTGCGGGCGCCGAGGATATAGAGCCATTGGAAAACCAGGAACAGGGCTACCACATACCCAAGCACACCAATGGAAGCGGCGGCTGTCCAGGCAATGGTATCGGTCATCAGAAGAACGGCGATCGGGAAAGAAAGAAGGCTGGTACCGATCAGTACATAAGCTACCTGACGGTCTTTCAACCCGAGATAGGCCAGGTGGTGTGTAATATGGTCTTTCCCGCCAACAAAGGGGGATTGTTTTTTCATGAGCCGGCGGATGGTTACCGTGGTGGTATCGATCAGGGGAACAATAAAGAACAGGGCAGGAATTACGAAAGGTTTGATCTGGAATACACCCTGATTGCCATCGTTGAACTGCCAGAAGTAAAGAATGCTGGTAGAGGCCAGGAATACCCCCAGGAACTGGCTACCGGTATCTCCCATATAGATACGGGAGGGACTCCAGTTGAAATACAGGAAACCAATGATGGATCCCAGTACACCGACCAGAAGATAGAGATAAAGATTTCCGGATACATTACCTGAAACAAGGGCCACAGTAATAAGTCCGCCGATGATCAGCGAAGAAATGGAACCCGTGATGGCATCCATATTATCCAGCATATTGATCGAATTCATCAGTCCCACAACCCAGGTAATGGTAAAGAGGATGTTGATGATTTCAATATTGGAGATATTGGTCTTGATACCGCAGGCCAACAGTATAACGGCACAGGACACCTGCATCAGGAATTTGATCAGGGGGTTTGTGTTATAGGCATCATCGGCCAGTCCCATAAGAAAACCAAGCGTGGATGCAGCCATGATCCCGACCATCTGCTTATCCATGACAAAATTCTGTGCCTTGGGGATGAGTCCGATGATAGCGATAGAGATCAGGAAAACGATAAAAAAGGAAATACCTCCTACCGAAGGTTTAACGTGAGAAGACCAACGTACCTGCTTAAAAGCGATGTTGTTTCGGGAACCGAGATTGAAGGAAAATTTGAGCAATAGATAGTTGATCAGAAACGATACTGAAGCCGCAATAATAAAATAAAACAGCAGTAAAGTTGTCGTAGTCATAAAGTCCTTTCGTTTGGTCCGTTATTTGGCCGATAGTAGCCGGTGGTTTTTGGATAATTGGATGGTGGCTACAATCAAGAAATAACCGGAATTGGTTGCAAAAATAGGCTTCAACCGCCAAGATCAGGAATCACTGATGAACTTTTTTAATGCACATATGTGATTATCATGCGGATATTGGCAATTTTGACCGGAATTTACTTAGGGCAAATGCGTGGTTCTTTCAAAAAAGTCAGACATTTGCACCGTTTCCAAAAACGATCATTTGAATTGATTTATTATAAAAAGTTTAAAATCTCCCCAAAAAATGGCAGCACTTACTGAAATCTCGTCGCAAATCAGAAGAGATATTGTTAGAATGGTTCATGGATGCGCCAGTGGTCACCCGGGTGGTTCCCTCGGCTGTACAGACTACTTTACCGCACTCTTCTTTCGGGTGATGAAACATGACCCCTCCTTCCATATGGATGGCAAAGGAGAAGACCTGTTTTTCCTCTCCAATGGCCATATTTCCCCTGTGTATTACAGCACATTGGCCCGTTCCGGATATTTTGATATTAAAGAATTGGCCACCTTCCGTAAACTCAATTCCCGGCTGCAGGGACACCCGGCTACGCATGAACATTTGCCCGGTATTCGTATCGCTTCAGGCTCGCTCGGACAAGGAATGAGCGTGGCCATCGGCGCCGCTCTGACCAAAAGATTAAATGGTGAAAATACGACCGTATTTTCCCTGCATGGTGATGGAGAACTGCAGGAAGGACAGAATTGGGAGGCTATTATGTTCGCAGCACACCATAAATTGGACAATCTGGTCTCCACGGTTGACTGGAACGGTCAGCAAATTGACGGTCCAACCAAAAAAGTAATGAATTTGGGGGATCTCGGTGCCAAATTCGAAGCTTTTGGCTGGCAGGTGCTCCACCTCGAAAACGGAAATGACCCCGAAGCCGTTGCTGCAAAACTGGAAGAAGCAAAGACATTTCGTGGAAAAGGTAAGCCCATTGTCATACTCATGAAGACTCAAATGGGAAGCGGTGTTGACTTTATGCAAGGCACCCACGAATGGCATGGCATTGCCCCTAATGATGAGCAACTGGCTAAAGCCCTGGCGCAGTTGCCAGAGACATTGGGAGACTATTAACTACCAGGATAAAAGGATTTATAAGATTGATTAGTCGATAATCAATCTTATAAATCCTTTTATCTTTTAATCCAGGTATTTAGTACCTCAACTCCCCGTCCGTCTCCCCTGCTTTTCTTGCCGGGATCCAGGCGGCTAACAAAGAGATCAGGAAAACCGTAGCACCAACCAGAAGAAAATCGGCCAGGTGTAATTCCACAGGAAAATAGCTGATGAGGAAGGATCCTCCGCCAAGACTCAGCCAGTGAAAATGTTGTTGCCCCAGGGCGATGATGATGGCCAATATCATTCCCAGCCCACCACCTATCAGGGCCAGCAAAAGCCCTTCGGTGATGAATATCCGCTGAATGAATCCAGGTGTGGCCCCAAGTGCATGCAAGACCAATGTATCCTTTCGCTTTTCCAAAACCAGCATAGTCAATGCCCCGATCATATTGAAGGCTGCTACAACCAGTATCAGGCTCAACACAGCATAGATCACCCATTTCTCAGCACGCATTACGGAATACAACCCCTTGTTTTGTTCATACCGGGTCATCACCTTAAAATTATTCCCCAGCAGCGCCTGGATCTGGTCGCGCAATGCATTGGCCTGTCCGGGATCGGTGATTGCGATCTCCAATCCACCGGATTGGTCTTCACGCAAACCCGTCATCTGTCGCAGAAAATCCAGGTTGGTGATCGCATATTTATTATCAAAATCCTTCTGGATTGCAAATACGCCTGAAGCGAGGGCTGTTTGCGAACGAACTGAACGCATGAGATCGGTGGATAACCCCGCCTGTTTATCCGGCAGATAAACCACCAGAGGCAGTAGGGTACGATCGGCCATTACATTTAGCGCATTTTCCACCCCTGACCCGAGTACCAGCGAAGGGTTCTCGGCATTTCCCAGGGTGAATTCGCCCCGCACTACATTACGAGCCACGCCCGACACCCGTGGATACTGGGCATCCACTCCTTTGATAGTTACCATCGATTGGTAGTCACCATTCTGAACAAGGGCCTTTTCCTCCAGTACAAAGGACCAGGCATTGACGCCACTCACTCCTTTGATCTGGTCCAATTGAGATTGGGACAGGGTCAGCACCTTTCCTTCGGCGGGAAATACCTTAAGATCCGTATAAAAAGAAGAGTAAAGGGATTTGACCAATCCCTCAAAGCCATTGAAA is a window of Chitinophagales bacterium DNA encoding:
- a CDS encoding undecaprenyl/decaprenyl-phosphate alpha-N-acetylglucosaminyl 1-phosphate transferase, with the protein product MTTTTLLLFYFIIAASVSFLINYLLLKFSFNLGSRNNIAFKQVRWSSHVKPSVGGISFFIVFLISIAIIGLIPKAQNFVMDKQMVGIMAASTLGFLMGLADDAYNTNPLIKFLMQVSCAVILLACGIKTNISNIEIINILFTITWVVGLMNSINMLDNMDAITGSISSLIIGGLITVALVSGNVSGNLYLYLLVGVLGSIIGFLYFNWSPSRIYMGDTGSQFLGVFLASTSILYFWQFNDGNQGVFQIKPFVIPALFFIVPLIDTTTVTIRRLMKKQSPFVGGKDHITHHLAYLGLKDRQVAYVLIGTSLLSFPIAVLLMTDTIAWTAAASIGVLGYVVALFLVFQWLYILGARKQKARQKAERAIPKITKDSYSYQVEKIPVNS
- a CDS encoding polyphosphate kinase, whose translation is MAKQLTSLSTRAPKDFDKENTKKKTREILDKLDDLQNLLFAEGKHSVLIILQGMDASGKDGVIRNVFGQMNPQGVRVQSFKVPTPEELSHDFLWRIHRHVPPKGMIQIFNRSHYEDILVTRVHGWCDDTTAKKRMKAINDFEQQLQEHNQTHILKFYLHVSPEEQNERLQERLHDPAKMWKYNERDLEEAKKWDDYMKVYNDCFTHCNQPPWVIVPADQNWYKEFVIASHLYNLLQGLEMKYPGLKK
- a CDS encoding transketolase; the protein is MAALTEISSQIRRDIVRMVHGCASGHPGGSLGCTDYFTALFFRVMKHDPSFHMDGKGEDLFFLSNGHISPVYYSTLARSGYFDIKELATFRKLNSRLQGHPATHEHLPGIRIASGSLGQGMSVAIGAALTKRLNGENTTVFSLHGDGELQEGQNWEAIMFAAHHKLDNLVSTVDWNGQQIDGPTKKVMNLGDLGAKFEAFGWQVLHLENGNDPEAVAAKLEEAKTFRGKGKPIVILMKTQMGSGVDFMQGTHEWHGIAPNDEQLAKALAQLPETLGDY
- the frr gene encoding ribosome recycling factor; protein product: MAEDISSIIESTEDSMKKAIAHLESELTKIRAGKANPQMLDGLVVDYYGSPTALNQVANISVLDARTLSIQPWEKNMLQPIERSIIAANIGVTPQNDGAVIRLFLPPLTEERRKELVKRCHGEGEHSKVAIRNIRRDSIEGIKKLQKNGLSEDACKDAEERVQQVTDKYIAFVDKHLASKEKEIMAV
- a CDS encoding DMT family transporter, whose product is MNSSKGFANWAIFILLCIIWGSSFILMKWSREGLNATQIASVRIFAAGLVFLPFGILYFRQIPRNKLHLVLLSALFGNLFPAYLFAAAIAKKVDSSLAGILNSLTPLFVVVIGVLVFRTTVKRQQILGILVGFAGLCLLTLSRGGIRLDNLEYAAWIVLATALYGTNVNIVSKYLREVDPVKLATVSLSFMVIPTALVLWQQDILYLPFGDKTVQYSLIASAVLGIVGSAIATALFYVLVKNAGALFASLVTYGIPFISIFWGLLDGELVTSIQIACLMVILAGVYLARK
- a CDS encoding ABC transporter permease, which encodes MHFLFAWRYFKAKKTTNAINIIAWISILAMLIGTAALILVLSVFNGFEGLVKSLYSSFYTDLKVFPAEGKVLTLSQSQLDQIKGVSGVNAWSFVLEEKALVQNGDYQSMVTIKGVDAQYPRVSGVARNVVRGEFTLGNAENPSLVLGSGVENALNVMADRTLLPLVVYLPDKQAGLSTDLMRSVRSQTALASGVFAIQKDFDNKYAITNLDFLRQMTGLREDQSGGLEIAITDPGQANALRDQIQALLGNNFKVMTRYEQNKGLYSVMRAEKWVIYAVLSLILVVAAFNMIGALTMLVLEKRKDTLVLHALGATPGFIQRIFITEGLLLALIGGGLGMILAIIIALGQQHFHWLSLGGGSFLISYFPVELHLADFLLVGATVFLISLLAAWIPARKAGETDGELRY